From Carettochelys insculpta isolate YL-2023 chromosome 8, ASM3395843v1, whole genome shotgun sequence, a single genomic window includes:
- the LOC142017216 gene encoding uncharacterized protein LOC142017216, which produces MGSRTQEAKLQQEDAEQTEASGTLAGRSKEESSGSCVETKAWRSRHRPEQSFSGGSEVVSPETINRGAGPHKCLECGKGFSQSSTLLAHQQTHTRGRPYACPECGRRFSRRSHLVSHQRTHTGERPYACPECGRRFSQNSNLVSHRRTHTGEAPYSCAQCGRRFGHGSSLIAHQRVHSGETPYACPECGKRFNHSSHLAVHRRLHSGEMPYPCPECGRRFSRRSALLAHRRAHAGQSPYACVECGRGFGESSDLLRHWVTHTGERPYACPECGKSFSHSSNLITHRRTHTGETPYACPECGKRFSQSSHLVTHRRTHTGERPYACAQCGRRFSHSSNLISHQRTHTGETPYACAQCGKSFSESSDLIKHWRIHTGERPYACPECGKSFSHSSNLIKHQRTHTGETPYACPECGKRFSQSSHLVTHRRTHTGERPYACAQCGRRFSHSSNLIAHQRIHDGRPLCSCPECGKSFSQRSALVSHQRSHSRAASYTCPECGKSFTRTSTFTRHRRIHTDK; this is translated from the coding sequence atggggagcaggacACAGGAGGcgaagctgcagcaggaggatGCTGAGCAAACCGAAGCAAGTGGGACGTTAGCAGGAAGATCCAAAGAGGAAAGTTCTGGGAGTTGTGTGGAGACAAAAGCCTGGAGGAGTCGGCACAGGCCAGAGCAAAGCTTCAGCGGTGGCTCAGAGGTTGTTAGTCCTGAAACCATCAACAGGGGAGCGGGACCTCACAAGTGCCTAGAGTGCGGGAAAGGGTTCAGCCAGAGCTCCACCCTCCTCGCCCACCAGCAAACCCACACCAGGGGGCGCCCCTACGCCTGCCCCGAGTGCGGGAGACGCTTCAGTCGGCGCTCACACCTGGTCTCCCACCAGCGAACCCACACCGGGGAGCGCCCCTACGCCTGCCCCGAGTGCGGGAGACGCTTCAGCCAGAACTCAAACCTGGTCTCCCACCGGCGCACCCACACTGGCGAGGCGCCCTACTCCTGCGCCCAGTGCGGGAGACGCTTCGGCCACGGCTCCTCCCTCATCGCGCACCAGCGAGTCCACAGCGGGGAGACGCCCTACGCCTGCCCCGAGTGTGGGAAACGCTTCAATCACAGCTCCCACCTGGCCGTCCATCGGAGACTCCACAGCGGGGAGATGCCCTACCCCTGCCCCGAGTGCGGGAGACGCTTCTCACGGCGCTCCGCCCTTCTCGCACACCGGAGAGCCCATGCGGGCCAGAGCCCCTATGCCTgcgtggagtgtgggaggggctttgGGGAGAGTTCCGACCTCCTCCGGCACTGGGTAACGCACACCGGCGAGAGGCCCTACGCCTGCCccgagtgtgggaaaagcttcagtcacaGCTCCAACCTGATCACACACCGGCGAACCCACACCGGGGAGACGCCCTACGCCTGCCCCGAGTGCGGGAAACGCTTCAGCCAGAGCTCACACCTTGTCACCCACCGGCGCACCCACACGGGCGAGCGCCCCTACGCCTGCGCCCAGTGCGGGAGGAGATTCAGTCACAGCTCCAACCTGATCTCCCACCAGCGAACCCACACCGGGGAGACGCCCTACGCCTGCGCCcagtgcgggaaaagcttcagtgagAGTTCAGACCTCATTAAGCATTGGCGAATCCACACCGGCGAGAGGCCCTATGCCTGCCccgagtgtgggaaaagcttcagtcacaGCTCCAACCTGATCAAACACCAGCGAACCCACACTGGGGAGACGCCCTACGCCTGCCCCGAGTGCGGGAAACGCTTCAGCCAGAGCTCACACCTCGTCACCCACCGGCGCACCCACACGGGCGAGCGCCCCTACGCCTGCGCCCAGTGCGGGAGGAGATTCAGTCACAGCTCCAACCTGATCGCCCACCAGCGAATCCACGATGGCCGGccactctgctcctgccctgagtgtgggaaaagcttcagccagCGCTCAGCCCTCGTAAGCCATCAGCGAAGTCACAGCAGAGCTGCCAGCTACACCTgccctgagtgtgggaaaagtttcactAGAACCTCAACTTTTACCAGACATAGGAGAATCCACACGGACAAGTAA